One Cucumis sativus cultivar 9930 chromosome 1, Cucumber_9930_V3, whole genome shotgun sequence DNA segment encodes these proteins:
- the LOC101206200 gene encoding uncharacterized protein LOC101206200, with the protein MEQESGGSMVQDGSNVESNPESLDHIGKVRKLLFRRMLIGIKDGRFFLGNFYCIDKQGNIILQDAVEYRSTRRSSPSPMEQRCLGLILIPNSCRVSCHVDSTIDEQLALLSV; encoded by the coding sequence ATGGAACAAGAATCAGGAGGATCCATGGTTCAGGATGGGAGCAATGTTGAGTCTAACCCAGAGAGTTTAGATCACATAGGAAAGGTGAGAAAGCTGCTGTTTCGTCGAATGCTCATAGGTATTAAAGATGGAAGGTTTTTCTTGGGAAACTTTTACTGCATTGACAAGCAAGGAAATATCATCCTTCAAGATGCAGTAGAGTATCGTAGCACTCGGCGTAGCTCACCTTCTCCAATGGAACAACGGTGCCTTGGTCTTATTCTTATACCCAACTCTTGCCGTGTATCCTGTCATGTGGATAGTACCATTGATGAACAATTGGCATTGCTATCAGTTTAG